GATTCGACAAATCTTATTTGTGTCAAGGTTTTATAACCGTTTTCCCTGCAAAACTCTGTATAGCACTCATGCAGTTGTGTTGTTGATATACTTTCTTCTTGGTCTTTAATACATTTTTCTTCGATAAATTTGAAAACATTATCCATTTGTTCTTTATAGGCAGTAGTTTCAGACCTTATTATCTCAGGGGGATTTAAGCTACCGTCATCCCTCCATTTTTGGTAACCCTCAAGAGCCCATTTAAGAATTCCTGCACCTTCATTCTTTAATTTTTCAAAAAGGAAAATGTCTCTATCGGCTTCTGAAATTTCAGCAACAAACGGTATAATCTGAACCCTGCGCCAAATTGCATCGGTTGATTCTTTTATTTCAGGCTTGGTATTTGTAATAATAAAAATTTTTGATTTATTTTTAAATTCCAGAGTTTCATTGCCGACATTGACTGCAAAGGTATCATTTCCTGACATAATTTTTATGGTTTTTGCGTTTATACAGCTGTTTTCTTCTACTTCCGACAAGATAGCTAGGCGTGAAGTCAAAAAATTAAGAATATCGTTATTTAAATTGTGTTCCTTTTCATTTAAAATGAATGAGCGCGGTGCTGAACAAGCATAATCACCAAAAACGTATCTTAACGTTTCTACGAATACTGTTTTTCCGTTCATTCCGTTTCCGTACAAAATAAAAAAGCATTGCTCATTTGCATAACCTGAAAGACAATAGCCGATGACTCTTTGTAAATAATCAATTAATTCTTGATTACTACTGGTAATAATGTTTAAGAACTTAAGCCACTCGTCACATGAACTTTTTTTAATTATTTCTGCGCACGTGCTGTTTTTGATTATTTCTACATTTGAAACTTTTGTTATTAAATAATCTCTGTTATGCTTGGTTGATTTTTTTGCATCAAGCTTTATAGTTCGATTCTTACAGTTGAATAAATTATCATCTTTATTCAAATCGCAGAGGTTTACGGCTAAGAACGGTTTCATTAACTCAATAATTTTCAAAATTTTATTATAAGCTGTGAACTTTAAATACGGGCTATTCTCTGAATTAGCTGTTTTTTCAGAAATAAATGAAATAATTTCTTTTAAAACTTTCCCGTCTTCATCAAAATCCCATTTTGTGCCGTTATACACAATCCATTTTCTCAAAGCGCAGACATATTTAATTTTTGTTTTAAACAGGTCAACAATTTCTGTCTTAATTTGCATTTCTGTGACTTTTGAACTTGTAAATTCTTTTGTCATATTATTTCTCCGTTATCTACTTGGGCTAAATAGCCCACATATATCTCTACGTATTTTTGTTAAAAACTTCGCTGAGTAAGGCACGTATATGGCACAAAATATCTTTATGTATTTCTACAAATCCTTGCTGTGCAAGGATTATGCTTCTAAAAAATTCGTATTTACATTTCGTTACAATTAGGCGCAAAATCCACGAATATAGAAATATGATTTAGCTTATGATTACTAAAAACATTTATATTTTATCTGTTTTTTAATTAAATCAGACCTCAAACAAAATTAAATACCTTATATGCAAGCACACAAGGTATTTAAAGAATAGATATAGATTTTAAATCAACTATTTTCGAGTTTAAGTATAAAAAATTACTTGTTAGCTCAATTATAGTTGGCAAGTTGACGGAAGCTGGCTTGTTTAATATTTAATCTGTCAGTTTATTGAAGCTTTGCTTGAAATCTTACAAGTCAGATTCTAACTTTGAAGATATATTCGTTATAAAAACAAATTGTGTTTTATAAATTATCTCTTATCTTCATAAGTGGGATATTAAAATATCTAACACATTGTTCTTGAAGGTATTTAGGTACCTGTATATTGATGCAAATAGCATTATGCTTATGCATCAATAAAACAGGCAGTTCTTTTTATAGCTCAAATGAGCTACACTGTGGGCACTATGCAGGTGTACTTTCTACATAGTTGTAAGTTTCTGGTAACTTAAATAAGTAAACTTATAAATCTTATTTAATATGGTATAAAGGTCTTCACCTATCTAAAACATTCAATCAATCAAAAATAAAAATAAATAAAAATAAATAAAATAAATAAAATAAACAAAATAAACAAACAAAAAAACAAAATAAAAATAAAAATTCTTTTCTTTATTATTAGTATTTATATAAAAATTGTCTAATCTCTTTCGAGCGACTTCAATAAATTATACGAAAATTATTTAAAAATACACACGGGCAATTTCAAAGATTTTACAAGTATCTTGAAGCTTTATATCTGCCTTAAATCTTTACTCAGAAGTTTATTGGCATAGAAATAACTGTTATCATCTTTTAATATTCTATTTTCCTCATAAATATGTGCTGTCCAATAGTCCGCCCAATGAACTAGTAAAGTTAGCGGTTCTTCTTTATGAGCCACACATTTATTTTCAGCTATATACTGACCGTCATGATATGTTATAGCTTGTGCTTCTGAATCAGAAAGAGGAATGTATTTTGAAATCAGGTACAGACTTCTTACGGCAAGCCCCATTTCTGTTACTTGAGGATTAATTACATAGTTGCTCTTACTTTCGGTGTTGCAATTCTTTAGATATCTGGGCTTTTGGGGCATACCGATTTTACCGACATCATGAAAAAGCCCGACAATTACACAACTTTCTTCTGAAATTATAGGGGCAAAAGTTTTACGGAATTCAAGAAGAGTTAAAGCAACGCCGACGCTGTGTTTTAACAAACCTCCTTCTTCGCAAAGATGATATTTACAGCTTGCAGGACTTGTTAGCCAGCTTGTTTCATTTTCAAGAAAGGATATAAACCTGTTAAAATCCTCTTTCCTGCTTCTAACTTTACCTTTTAGATTTTCATATTCTTTTTCAAAATTCATAAATTCTCCTTTTTATAAATATCTTTCACTTATGTAATTACTCCACGGCTTTAATTCAGGCGGTGCATCATACTTCTGGAAGCATAAATCCCAATATTCGCCTATAAACCTATGTTTATGACTTTCACTTAACAAGCTGTGCCATATCTCGTGTATTTCTTGTCCTATGTATTTTTCAAAACCCTTTGAATACTCCGCTTGGCTTGCTGTTAAGACATTAAGCTTCTTGTTTTGGCTGTGGCTTAGGTGCATTACAATGTAGTCTTCTACATAGTGATCTCCGAACTTAACACCTAGTGTCTGTTGAGCTAACAGATGTTGCCTTAACAGTTGATAAAACGGCTCATAGCAAATATCATATAATCCCCAAGTATCCATTTCCTGCATGTTGAATAATATTTCGTTGCCGTATTCCCTTTCTTTCGCTATTATCGGGGCATATCTGGCAAGTCTTTCTATGCCTTTTGCACCCAAGAACTTCCCTGTATTGTGTCTTGATGCGTATGATTCTGTAAACTTCCACTCTATAAGTATTTGAGTGTTCTTGCCGTTTACTTTTGCTAAGATGTAGGCATCAATGCTTGTTCTGTGGCAACCTCTCATATAGCCGTCATTTTCCCCGATTGGCGAACGTATAGGACCTATCCATTCAAACAAAACGTTTCCGCTGTCAGGATAAACGCAATCGTAGAAGGTCGAATTAGGCTTAAATGATAAAATTTTCTCTGCTTTTATCCCGAAAACTTCAAGG
This DNA window, taken from bacterium, encodes the following:
- a CDS encoding phage/plasmid primase, P4 family, giving the protein MTKEFTSSKVTEMQIKTEIVDLFKTKIKYVCALRKWIVYNGTKWDFDEDGKVLKEIISFISEKTANSENSPYLKFTAYNKILKIIELMKPFLAVNLCDLNKDDNLFNCKNRTIKLDAKKSTKHNRDYLITKVSNVEIIKNSTCAEIIKKSSCDEWLKFLNIITSSNQELIDYLQRVIGYCLSGYANEQCFFILYGNGMNGKTVFVETLRYVFGDYACSAPRSFILNEKEHNLNNDILNFLTSRLAILSEVEENSCINAKTIKIMSGNDTFAVNVGNETLEFKNKSKIFIITNTKPEIKESTDAIWRRVQIIPFVAEISEADRDIFLFEKLKNEGAGILKWALEGYQKWRDDGSLNPPEIIRSETTAYKEQMDNVFKFIEEKCIKDQEESISTTQLHECYTEFCRENGYKTLTQIRFVESLKAKGYEKIRIGNKRAVSGLFIKGARREAY
- a CDS encoding phosphohydrolase → MNFEKEYENLKGKVRSRKEDFNRFISFLENETSWLTSPASCKYHLCEEGGLLKHSVGVALTLLEFRKTFAPIISEESCVIVGLFHDVGKIGMPQKPRYLKNCNTESKSNYVINPQVTEMGLAVRSLYLISKYIPLSDSEAQAITYHDGQYIAENKCVAHKEEPLTLLVHWADYWTAHIYEENRILKDDNSYFYANKLLSKDLRQI